The proteins below come from a single Argentina anserina chromosome 1, drPotAnse1.1, whole genome shotgun sequence genomic window:
- the LOC126785695 gene encoding thioredoxin-like 1-1, chloroplastic isoform X1: MAEVVVSKTGLFSSCHHQNMSLFPKTSGSSNLSVSFPPKSDFHGQRIGLQQLGRPFPTPQFQPVHSQLQQPGFRIGKAHKWWEKGNQPNMKEVTSAQDLVDSLLNAGDKLVVLDFFSPGCGGCKALHPKICQFAEMNPDVQFLQVNYEEHKSMCYSLNVHVLPFFRFYSGAQGRVCSFSCTNATIKKFKDALAKHKPERCSLGPTKGLEEKELLALSANKDLEFTYTPKEVEAVPARAVEESFVTAPSCSVRESFPLPSTTLKSGKISEERSIVSAGR, translated from the exons ATGGCGGAGGTGGTTGTGAGCAAGACCGGTTTGTTCTCGTCATGCCATCATCAAAACATGTCTTTGTTTCCCAAGACTTCTGGGTCTTCTAATCTCTCGGTCTCGTTCCCACCAAAGAGCGACTTTCATGGCCAACGGATTGGGCTTCAACAGCTCGGACGACCCTTTCCCACTCCGCAATTCCAACCTGTTCATTCACAGCTTCAG CAGCCGGGTTTTCGGATCGGTAAAGCTCATAAATGGTGGGAAAAAGGGAATCAGCCCAATATGAAAGAGGTGACATCAGCACAAGACCTTGTGGATTCCCTTTTGAACGCAGGAGATAAGCTTGTCGTGCTTGATTTCTTCTCTCCCGGTTGTGGTGGCTGCAAAGCTCTTCATCCCAAG ATATGTCAATTTGCAGAGATGAACCCAGATGTTCAATTTCTTCAGGTGAACTATGAGGAACACAAATCCATGTGTTATAGCCTCAATGTTCATGTCCTACCCTTCTTCCGCTTCTATAGTGGAGCTCAGGGTCGTGTATGCAGCTTTAGCTGTACAAATGCCACG ataaaaaaatttaaagatGCGTTAGCCAAACACAAGCCAGAACGCTGCAGCCTTGGGCCAACTAAGGGGTTGGAGGAGAAAGAGCTCCTTGCTCTCTCCGCTAATAAAGATCTTGAATTCACCTACACCCCTAAAGAAGTTGAGGCCGTGCCTGCAAGAGCGGTTGAGGAAAGTTTTGTGACAGCACCATCTTGTTCAGTTCGGGAATCATTTCCTCTGCCTTCAACAACATTGAAGTCTGGTAAAATCTCCGAGGAGAGGAGCATAGTCAGTGCTGGGAGATGA
- the LOC126785695 gene encoding thioredoxin-like 1-1, chloroplastic isoform X2 gives MAEVVVSKTGLFSSCHHQNMSLFPKTSGSSNLSVSFPPKSDFHGQRIGLQQLGRPFPTPQFQPVHSQLQPGFRIGKAHKWWEKGNQPNMKEVTSAQDLVDSLLNAGDKLVVLDFFSPGCGGCKALHPKICQFAEMNPDVQFLQVNYEEHKSMCYSLNVHVLPFFRFYSGAQGRVCSFSCTNATIKKFKDALAKHKPERCSLGPTKGLEEKELLALSANKDLEFTYTPKEVEAVPARAVEESFVTAPSCSVRESFPLPSTTLKSGKISEERSIVSAGR, from the exons ATGGCGGAGGTGGTTGTGAGCAAGACCGGTTTGTTCTCGTCATGCCATCATCAAAACATGTCTTTGTTTCCCAAGACTTCTGGGTCTTCTAATCTCTCGGTCTCGTTCCCACCAAAGAGCGACTTTCATGGCCAACGGATTGGGCTTCAACAGCTCGGACGACCCTTTCCCACTCCGCAATTCCAACCTGTTCATTCACAGCTTCAG CCGGGTTTTCGGATCGGTAAAGCTCATAAATGGTGGGAAAAAGGGAATCAGCCCAATATGAAAGAGGTGACATCAGCACAAGACCTTGTGGATTCCCTTTTGAACGCAGGAGATAAGCTTGTCGTGCTTGATTTCTTCTCTCCCGGTTGTGGTGGCTGCAAAGCTCTTCATCCCAAG ATATGTCAATTTGCAGAGATGAACCCAGATGTTCAATTTCTTCAGGTGAACTATGAGGAACACAAATCCATGTGTTATAGCCTCAATGTTCATGTCCTACCCTTCTTCCGCTTCTATAGTGGAGCTCAGGGTCGTGTATGCAGCTTTAGCTGTACAAATGCCACG ataaaaaaatttaaagatGCGTTAGCCAAACACAAGCCAGAACGCTGCAGCCTTGGGCCAACTAAGGGGTTGGAGGAGAAAGAGCTCCTTGCTCTCTCCGCTAATAAAGATCTTGAATTCACCTACACCCCTAAAGAAGTTGAGGCCGTGCCTGCAAGAGCGGTTGAGGAAAGTTTTGTGACAGCACCATCTTGTTCAGTTCGGGAATCATTTCCTCTGCCTTCAACAACATTGAAGTCTGGTAAAATCTCCGAGGAGAGGAGCATAGTCAGTGCTGGGAGATGA